A window of the Streptomyces luomodiensis genome harbors these coding sequences:
- a CDS encoding serine/threonine-protein kinase — MGTGGEGHLIANRYRLVTRLGRGGMGTVWRAVDELLGRAVAVKELHVDEGLAGLDSRLRGERTLREARTVAQIKHPNVIVLHDVIEEDDCAWIVMELVDGCSLADRLGTDGPVEAREAARIATALLGALRAAHARGVLHRDIKPANVLVESGTGRVVLTDFGIAQVTGSTTITETGSFVGSPEYTAPERMSGRRTGPESDLWSLGVLLCTLLGGESPFHRESLAAVLHAVVFEEIAVPEAAGALKPLIEGLLQRDPEQRLSADEVERMLRMFQEVGDTPEIPLEYTPTQPGVPVTNDARPASGSVPVPPPAPAPAPAPVQAAAPAAASAAARPSRSRRARRGSTVLMVAVAVVALAGAGVGGVALLRDGDSGAGTSDQADAPDDKGRSDSSDGSRGPSASGRPSQTASKSADPPASPSAGASEGYSTEGYEQVKDPLGFSLSVPEGFDREYKPPRVYYNSPGMEFRIGVHVQEQSPEGPLGLSQEADAKGPQNYPGYRSGQVIETEHNGRPAALWAFIWNGSADDGGSRQTYDLSWNEGGKMYDVWLSAPVNEKSVGKRHFDTAVATFKGVGAAN; from the coding sequence ATGGGTACCGGGGGAGAGGGCCATCTGATCGCCAACCGCTACCGGCTGGTCACACGGCTCGGACGCGGCGGAATGGGCACGGTCTGGCGGGCCGTCGACGAACTCCTGGGCCGTGCTGTCGCGGTCAAGGAACTCCATGTGGACGAGGGGCTCGCGGGCCTGGACTCGCGATTGCGCGGCGAGCGCACCCTGCGCGAGGCCCGGACCGTCGCACAGATCAAACATCCGAACGTGATCGTCCTCCACGATGTGATCGAGGAGGACGACTGCGCCTGGATCGTCATGGAGTTGGTCGACGGGTGCTCGCTCGCCGACCGGCTGGGCACCGACGGGCCCGTCGAGGCGCGGGAGGCGGCTCGGATCGCGACCGCGCTGCTGGGCGCGTTGCGCGCGGCGCACGCACGCGGGGTGCTGCACCGGGACATCAAACCCGCCAATGTGCTGGTGGAGTCGGGCACCGGGCGGGTGGTGCTGACGGACTTCGGCATCGCGCAGGTCACCGGGTCCACCACGATCACCGAGACCGGCTCGTTCGTGGGCTCGCCCGAATACACCGCGCCGGAGCGGATGTCGGGGCGCCGCACGGGTCCGGAGTCGGACCTGTGGTCGCTAGGGGTGCTGCTCTGCACACTGCTGGGCGGCGAGTCCCCGTTCCACCGCGAATCCCTGGCCGCGGTGCTGCACGCCGTCGTCTTCGAGGAGATCGCCGTACCCGAGGCCGCCGGGGCGCTGAAGCCGCTCATCGAGGGGTTGTTGCAGCGCGATCCGGAGCAGCGGCTGAGCGCCGACGAGGTCGAGCGGATGCTGAGGATGTTCCAGGAGGTGGGGGACACCCCGGAGATCCCGCTGGAGTACACCCCGACCCAGCCCGGTGTGCCGGTCACCAACGACGCCCGCCCGGCCTCCGGGTCCGTACCCGTGCCGCCTCCCGCTCCTGCCCCCGCGCCCGCTCCCGTTCAGGCCGCCGCCCCGGCCGCCGCCTCCGCCGCCGCCCGGCCGTCCCGTTCCCGGCGTGCCCGCCGGGGCAGCACCGTCCTGATGGTGGCCGTCGCGGTGGTCGCGCTGGCGGGGGCGGGCGTGGGTGGCGTGGCGCTGCTGAGGGACGGGGACAGCGGTGCGGGGACGAGCGACCAGGCGGACGCGCCCGACGACAAGGGACGTTCGGACTCCTCCGACGGCTCGCGCGGCCCGAGTGCCTCCGGGCGGCCGTCGCAGACCGCCTCGAAGTCCGCCGATCCCCCGGCGAGCCCGTCCGCCGGGGCCTCCGAGGGCTATTCCACCGAGGGCTATGAGCAGGTCAAGGACCCGCTCGGGTTCTCGCTCTCGGTGCCCGAGGGGTTCGACCGCGAGTACAAGCCGCCCCGGGTCTACTACAACTCGCCCGGTATGGAGTTCCGGATCGGGGTCCACGTCCAGGAGCAGAGCCCCGAGGGCCCGCTCGGGCTGAGCCAGGAGGCGGACGCCAAGGGGCCGCAGAACTATCCGGGCTACCGCAGTGGCCAGGTCATCGAAACGGAGCACAACGGCCGTCCCGCCGCCCTCTGGGCGTTCATCTGGAACGGTTCGGCCGACGACGGGGGCTCCCGCCAGACCTACGACCTCAGCTGGAACGAGGGCGGCAAAATGTATGACGTCTGGCTTTCCGCGCCGGTGAACGAAAAGTCCGTGGGCAAGCGGCATTTCGACACCGCTGTCGCCACGTTCAAGGGTGTCGGCGCGGCGAACTGA
- a CDS encoding M64 family metallopeptidase: MRRRIRNRISLRTAAVAGGIALAAAVAMTAPAAASPGSSHPGGPAGPSADQRTLDVEYFTGPGGHPRHTEIPAAAPERLTSAARPLSAAEAAADGDVSSLISNGTTADKLDVVFIGDGYTASQQEDFHTDARSKWAQMSAVQPYASYQDLFNVWTVDAVSNQSGVSGDPAKDVVKDTALGSYFWCDGIERLLCVDTAKVESYAAKAPQADLVVVLSNSTKYGGAGYTLTSKVGYDGIATASSDHADSDQIAVHETGHSLGKLADEYFYADYGTYTGAEPSEANATTLTAAQLTAQQKKWYRWIGQTSPDGGTVGVYEGGRYYPKGINRPTDNSIMRTLGREFSLPGREAMIAGFYRHASVLSSRNATATALKRSAGIEVDVPQSASLTWYVDGTRVTAANGKASVTPATLGVPADGASHTVTAKATDDTDAVRDPALRKLLSGSRTWKVTG, encoded by the coding sequence GTGCGCAGACGCATACGCAACCGCATCTCCCTGCGCACCGCGGCCGTCGCCGGAGGCATCGCCTTGGCGGCGGCCGTCGCCATGACCGCACCGGCCGCGGCCTCGCCGGGATCATCACACCCCGGCGGACCGGCCGGCCCCTCCGCCGACCAGCGCACCCTGGACGTGGAGTACTTCACCGGACCGGGTGGCCACCCCCGCCACACCGAGATCCCGGCGGCCGCCCCCGAGCGGCTGACCAGCGCCGCCCGCCCGCTGTCCGCCGCCGAGGCCGCCGCCGACGGCGACGTCTCCTCGCTCATCAGCAACGGGACGACGGCCGACAAGCTCGACGTCGTCTTCATCGGCGACGGCTACACCGCGAGCCAGCAGGAGGACTTCCACACCGACGCGCGCTCCAAGTGGGCGCAGATGTCGGCCGTGCAGCCGTACGCCTCGTACCAGGACCTGTTCAACGTCTGGACCGTGGACGCCGTCTCCAACCAGTCCGGCGTCTCCGGCGACCCGGCCAAGGACGTCGTCAAGGACACCGCCCTGGGCTCGTACTTCTGGTGCGACGGCATCGAGCGGCTGCTGTGCGTCGACACCGCCAAGGTCGAGTCGTACGCGGCCAAGGCGCCGCAGGCCGATCTGGTGGTCGTCCTGTCCAACTCCACCAAATACGGCGGTGCGGGCTACACCCTCACCTCGAAGGTCGGCTACGACGGCATCGCCACCGCCTCCTCCGACCACGCCGACTCCGACCAGATCGCGGTCCACGAGACCGGCCACTCGCTCGGCAAGCTCGCCGACGAGTACTTCTACGCGGACTACGGCACCTACACCGGCGCCGAGCCGAGCGAGGCCAACGCCACCACGCTGACCGCGGCGCAGCTGACCGCCCAGCAGAAGAAGTGGTACCGCTGGATCGGCCAGACCTCACCCGACGGCGGCACGGTCGGCGTCTACGAGGGCGGCCGCTACTACCCCAAGGGCATCAACCGCCCCACCGACAACTCGATCATGCGCACCCTGGGCCGGGAGTTCAGCCTCCCCGGCCGCGAGGCGATGATCGCGGGCTTCTACCGCCACGCGAGTGTGCTCAGCAGCCGTAACGCCACCGCCACGGCCCTCAAACGGTCGGCCGGTATCGAGGTGGACGTCCCGCAGAGCGCCTCGCTCACCTGGTACGTGGACGGGACGCGGGTCACCGCCGCGAACGGTAAGGCGAGCGTCACCCCGGCCACCCTGGGCGTCCCGGCCGACGGCGCGAGCCACACCGTCACCGCCAAGGCGACGGACGACACGGACGCGGTGCGGGACCCCGCACTGCGCAAGCTGCTGAGCGGCTCCCGCACGTGGAAGGTCACCGGCTGA
- a CDS encoding alpha/beta fold hydrolase: MQQASTAAPAGPGAATTVRQPELLLTDYHFDVPLDHKAPEGELIRLYAREVVAAGKTAAQRDRLPWLLYLQGGPGCAADRPVGRSGWLDRALDEYRVLLLDQRGTGRSTPANRQTLPLRGGPAEQAEYLSHFRADAIVRDCELIRRQLIGDRPWTVLGQSFGGFCAVSYLSHAPEGLDSVLIAGGLPAIDPGIDVAAVYRTAYPRMARKTHAHYARYPQDAGVVRALVRHLTDHEEVLTDGTRLTVPALQQLGFLLGTGDGSHRLHHLLEDAFVPTADGPRLGDAFREQVAAVLSRAASPLFALLLESIYAQDGRATDWAAERVRAEFPAFDAGQAVAEGRPVLLTGETVHPWMLDTHAALRPLRHTAELLAARTGWGPLYDTERLARNTVPVAAVIYHDDLYVDTAHSLATARAIGGLRTWVTDEFEHDGIRAGGRRVLDRLLELARDGA, translated from the coding sequence ATGCAGCAGGCAAGCACAGCGGCACCGGCCGGACCGGGCGCCGCGACGACCGTCCGTCAGCCGGAACTGCTCCTCACCGACTATCACTTCGACGTACCGCTCGACCATAAGGCTCCCGAGGGGGAGCTGATCCGGCTTTACGCACGAGAGGTCGTCGCCGCCGGGAAAACCGCCGCCCAGCGTGACCGGCTCCCCTGGCTGCTCTACCTCCAGGGCGGGCCCGGTTGCGCCGCGGACCGCCCGGTGGGCCGCTCCGGCTGGCTGGACCGCGCGCTCGACGAATACCGTGTGCTCCTGCTCGACCAGCGCGGCACCGGCCGCTCCACCCCGGCCAACCGCCAGACCCTGCCGCTGCGCGGCGGACCGGCCGAACAGGCCGAGTACCTCTCCCACTTCCGCGCCGACGCGATCGTCCGCGACTGCGAGCTGATCCGGCGGCAGCTCATCGGGGACCGTCCGTGGACCGTGCTGGGCCAGAGTTTCGGCGGCTTCTGCGCCGTGAGCTATCTGTCCCACGCGCCCGAGGGGCTCGACTCGGTGCTGATCGCCGGTGGGCTTCCCGCGATCGACCCCGGCATCGACGTGGCCGCCGTCTACCGGACCGCCTATCCGCGGATGGCCCGCAAGACCCACGCCCACTACGCCCGCTACCCGCAGGACGCGGGCGTGGTCCGTGCCCTCGTACGTCATCTGACCGACCACGAGGAGGTGCTGACGGACGGGACCCGGCTCACCGTCCCCGCCCTCCAGCAGCTCGGCTTCCTGCTCGGCACCGGCGACGGATCGCACCGGCTGCACCACCTCCTGGAGGACGCGTTCGTGCCCACCGCCGACGGGCCGCGGCTGGGCGACGCCTTCCGCGAGCAGGTGGCGGCGGTGCTCTCGCGCGCCGCCAGCCCGCTGTTCGCCCTGCTGCTGGAGTCCATCTACGCCCAGGACGGCCGGGCCACCGACTGGGCCGCGGAGCGGGTCCGCGCCGAGTTCCCCGCCTTCGACGCCGGGCAGGCGGTCGCGGAGGGCCGTCCGGTGCTCCTCACGGGCGAGACCGTGCACCCCTGGATGCTGGACACCCACGCGGCGCTGCGCCCGCTGCGCCACACCGCCGAGCTGCTCGCCGCGCGCACCGGCTGGGGCCCGCTGTACGACACCGAGCGGCTGGCCCGTAACACCGTGCCGGTGGCCGCCGTGATCTACCACGACGACCTGTACGTGGACACCGCGCACTCCCTGGCCACCGCACGGGCGATCGGAGGCCTGCGCACCTGGGTGACGGACGAGTTCGAACACGACGGGATACGGGCCGGAGGCCGCCGGGTGCTGGACCGGCTGCTGGAGCTGGCGCGTGACGGCGCGTGA
- a CDS encoding helix-turn-helix transcriptional regulator, translated as MSGTATGTGSTAEIGRRVLKLRTERGFTQRMLAEPAYTAAYVSTLEAGKVRPSEAALRHLAERLGVSYDELATGRSPQDATRLRAALTDARRALATGAAEDAAGLFEDVRAEAERLGFAEERASALLGLGDCALETGELTLARGHFEAVERLLADEPLPRRVPAIRGRAVAHLLAGELRYSCYLLESAIDELNASGLHDPYALLLLYTAAIAPYMDMGAHARAVRAAELALALAPSVDDPGLIARMHRGVARTLIAEGRTAEADASLAKAQELYEQLRIHTDLAHCHWMRGYVHAQDGNLERAERELRTARDMLASKRAALFTGQVEVELADVLRRRGRAAEAEALLLPLLTRSSVTGPTTDAADEVNESDQADEPDEPDEPDEAGLTADRGAVHAGGAHRLLGLIADERGDVEAAEEHYCAALSLLERTGAAGDLADLCRLLGDLLRREGRLEAAMDAYRTGLGHRAAPGTTTLGPAPAEPPM; from the coding sequence GTGTCGGGGACGGCGACGGGGACGGGGTCCACCGCCGAGATAGGGCGCCGGGTGCTCAAGCTGCGCACCGAACGCGGCTTCACCCAGCGCATGCTGGCCGAACCCGCGTACACCGCCGCCTACGTCTCCACCCTGGAAGCCGGTAAGGTGCGCCCCTCCGAGGCCGCACTGCGCCATCTCGCCGAACGGCTCGGCGTCAGCTACGACGAGCTCGCCACCGGCCGCTCACCGCAGGACGCCACCCGGCTGCGGGCCGCCCTCACCGACGCCCGGCGGGCGCTGGCGACCGGCGCCGCCGAGGACGCCGCCGGGCTCTTCGAGGACGTACGCGCCGAGGCGGAACGGCTCGGGTTCGCCGAGGAGCGGGCGTCGGCCCTGCTGGGACTCGGCGACTGCGCGCTGGAAACCGGCGAACTGACGCTCGCCCGCGGCCACTTCGAGGCCGTCGAGCGGCTGCTGGCCGACGAACCGCTGCCCCGCCGGGTCCCGGCGATCCGCGGCCGGGCCGTGGCCCATCTCCTCGCGGGCGAGCTGCGCTACTCCTGCTATCTGCTGGAGAGCGCCATCGACGAGCTCAACGCCTCGGGGCTGCACGACCCGTACGCGCTGCTGCTGCTCTATACGGCCGCCATCGCGCCCTATATGGACATGGGCGCGCACGCCCGTGCCGTACGCGCCGCCGAGTTGGCGCTCGCGCTGGCCCCGAGCGTGGACGACCCGGGCCTCATCGCCCGGATGCACCGCGGAGTGGCCCGCACCCTGATCGCCGAGGGCCGGACCGCCGAGGCCGACGCCTCCCTGGCCAAGGCGCAGGAGCTGTACGAGCAGCTGCGCATCCACACCGACCTGGCGCACTGCCACTGGATGCGCGGCTATGTGCACGCCCAGGACGGCAATCTGGAGCGCGCCGAACGCGAACTGCGCACCGCCCGGGACATGCTGGCCTCCAAGCGGGCCGCGCTGTTCACCGGACAGGTCGAGGTGGAACTGGCGGACGTACTGCGCCGACGCGGCCGTGCGGCGGAGGCGGAGGCCCTGCTGCTGCCCCTGCTGACGCGCTCGTCCGTCACCGGGCCCACCACGGACGCGGCGGACGAGGTGAACGAGTCGGACCAGGCGGACGAGCCGGACGAGCCGGATGAGCCGGACGAGGCCGGGCTGACCGCGGACCGGGGCGCGGTCCACGCGGGCGGCGCGCACCGGCTGCTGGGTCTGATCGCGGACGAACGGGGTGACGTCGAGGCCGCGGAGGAGCACTACTGCGCGGCGCTGTCGCTGCTGGAACGCACCGGCGCGGCCGGTGACCTGGCCGACCTGTGCCGGCTGCTGGGCGATCTGCTGCGCCGCGAGGGCCGTCTGGAGGCCGCGATGGACGCCTACCGCACCGGCCTCGGCCACCGCGCCGCCCCCGGCACCACCACGCTGGGCCCGGCGCCCGCCGAACCGCCCATGTGA
- a CDS encoding response regulator, producing MIRVAVVDDEALVRSGLRLILGTAPDIEVVAECSGGTAVDTVLGSQADVVLLDIRMPDADGLSVLRQLRAAPRSPAVAMLTTFDVQEYLAAALRAGAAGFLLKDTDPEQLVRAVRTLAEGGSVLDPAVTRAVIGGYLAAEAEATAAEAVEALTPREREVLALLGEGLANPQIAERMGLAPSTVKDHVRAVLGKLGGLNRVQAAIVADRAGLVTSRPPIGGPR from the coding sequence GTGATCCGTGTTGCTGTTGTGGATGACGAGGCCCTCGTACGGTCCGGTCTGCGGCTGATCCTGGGCACGGCCCCCGACATCGAGGTGGTCGCCGAATGCTCCGGGGGCACCGCCGTGGACACGGTGCTCGGCAGCCAGGCCGATGTCGTCCTCCTCGACATCCGGATGCCGGACGCCGACGGACTCAGCGTGCTCAGACAACTGCGGGCCGCGCCCCGCTCCCCCGCCGTGGCGATGCTGACCACCTTCGACGTCCAGGAGTACCTCGCGGCCGCGCTGCGCGCCGGGGCCGCGGGCTTCCTCCTCAAGGACACCGATCCGGAACAGCTCGTGCGGGCCGTACGCACGCTCGCGGAGGGCGGCAGCGTCCTCGACCCGGCCGTCACCCGCGCCGTGATCGGCGGTTATCTCGCCGCCGAGGCGGAGGCGACGGCCGCCGAGGCCGTCGAGGCGCTCACCCCGCGTGAACGCGAGGTGCTGGCGCTGCTGGGCGAAGGGCTGGCCAATCCGCAGATCGCCGAGCGGATGGGGCTGGCGCCCAGCACCGTCAAGGACCATGTGCGGGCGGTGCTCGGCAAACTGGGCGGCCTCAACCGCGTCCAGGCGGCGATCGTCGCCGACCGCGCCGGGCTCGTCACCAGCCGGCCCCCGATAGGCGGCCCCCGATGA
- a CDS encoding sensor histidine kinase — MRWGSLIVPLLLAVADALLVNGVTFGLELNVSLVAAAALLVRRRLPVLVFLVTLPGILIGYVWFAPMIALYTVAQRRPDRRLLAICALLLAAAHFVPWPVSDFEPTAYRENTLTLIDACVTSVGPIALGLLVRTRSELAARIEDLTRSRRHADELIAEQVLSTERARLAREMHDVVAHQVSLISLQAGAVQISAEDAKAREGARTIRELSVRTLDELRHMVGILRAAGGDHEELTPQPRLADLPRMIELSALDVDYETDDAVRRSGHPEAVERAAFRIVQEALTNVRKHAPGARVTVRVSEPETENPETAEAPGGRQETAHEATDKTTDETTDKPTDETTDEAEEPRGLRVEVRNGPPDASAVAPGLPGGGHGLVGLRERAQLLGGTLEAGPTEEGGFVVRADFPGTPRVTGPV; from the coding sequence ATGCGCTGGGGGTCACTGATCGTCCCCCTGCTCCTCGCGGTGGCCGACGCGCTGCTCGTCAACGGCGTCACCTTCGGACTGGAGCTGAACGTCTCGCTGGTGGCGGCGGCCGCGCTGCTGGTGCGCCGGCGGCTGCCCGTCCTGGTCTTCCTGGTCACGCTGCCGGGCATCCTCATCGGCTATGTCTGGTTCGCGCCGATGATCGCCCTCTACACGGTCGCCCAACGCCGCCCCGACCGCAGGCTGCTGGCGATCTGCGCACTGCTGCTGGCCGCCGCGCACTTCGTCCCCTGGCCGGTCTCCGACTTCGAGCCGACCGCGTACCGGGAGAACACCCTCACCCTGATCGACGCGTGCGTCACCTCGGTGGGACCCATCGCGCTGGGCCTCCTGGTCCGTACGCGGAGTGAACTCGCCGCCCGCATCGAGGATCTGACCCGCAGCCGCCGCCACGCGGACGAGCTGATCGCCGAGCAGGTGCTGTCCACCGAACGCGCCCGGCTCGCTCGCGAGATGCACGACGTGGTCGCCCATCAGGTCAGCCTCATCAGCCTCCAGGCCGGGGCGGTGCAGATCAGCGCGGAGGACGCGAAGGCGCGGGAGGGCGCACGGACGATCCGCGAGCTGTCCGTGCGGACCCTGGACGAACTCCGCCATATGGTCGGCATCCTGCGCGCGGCGGGCGGCGACCACGAGGAGCTGACCCCCCAGCCCCGGCTGGCCGACCTGCCCCGCATGATCGAACTCAGCGCGCTGGACGTCGACTACGAGACGGACGACGCGGTGCGGCGGTCGGGCCATCCGGAGGCGGTGGAACGGGCCGCCTTCCGCATCGTCCAGGAGGCGCTGACCAACGTCCGCAAGCACGCGCCGGGGGCGCGCGTGACGGTCCGGGTGAGCGAACCGGAGACCGAGAATCCGGAAACGGCGGAAGCCCCGGGAGGGCGCCAGGAAACGGCTCACGAGGCGACGGACAAGACGACCGACGAGACGACGGACAAGCCCACTGACGAGACCACTGACGAGGCTGAGGAGCCACGGGGGCTGCGGGTCGAGGTGCGCAACGGCCCGCCCGACGCCTCCGCCGTGGCCCCGGGACTGCCGGGCGGCGGACACGGTCTGGTCGGGCTGCGGGAGCGCGCCCAGTTGCTGGGGGGCACGCTGGAGGCGGGGCCCACGGAGGAGGGCGGCTTCGTCGTACGAGCCGACTTCCCCGGGACCCCGCGCGTCACGGGGCCGGTGTGA
- a CDS encoding STAS domain-containing protein, whose amino-acid sequence MEDRRGEWVVLQVSGEMDLVTSPAVRQHVHDAVAEGRHWLVLDLSEVRFCDSSGVGVLIAARRLMRSCSGRLRLILPPQGAAHGSHVHRVLAALGVRRLFDVYPDLGAATEPGGDDEDAVDSLSA is encoded by the coding sequence ATGGAGGACCGGCGGGGGGAGTGGGTCGTTCTCCAGGTCTCGGGGGAGATGGACCTGGTGACCTCGCCCGCAGTCCGGCAGCACGTCCACGACGCGGTCGCCGAGGGCCGCCACTGGCTGGTACTGGACCTGTCGGAGGTCCGCTTCTGCGACTCCAGCGGGGTCGGCGTGCTGATCGCGGCGCGTCGGCTGATGCGGTCGTGCTCGGGTCGGCTGCGGCTGATCCTGCCGCCCCAGGGCGCCGCGCACGGTTCGCACGTCCACCGGGTGCTGGCGGCCCTGGGGGTGCGCCGGCTGTTCGACGTCTACCCCGACCTGGGCGCGGCCACGGAGCCGGGCGGGGACGACGAGGACGCGGTCGACTCGCTGTCGGCCTGA
- a CDS encoding sigma-70 family RNA polymerase sigma factor encodes MTNDAPPRWDRRMQQRLARGEAAALAELYDRFASLVHNLAYRVLEDETAADRVTREVFGYVWENPDAYDPQQGSLRSWVAMLTHSQAVHRLRTSHSASADGGTLTAEAMEERIREASVAARADYIVTSMPAPLRAALELAYFDRRDYRQAAAALGVTEDEARRRLRLGLQLLSTAHAQPPHAVSPPGYGRAL; translated from the coding sequence ATGACGAATGACGCACCGCCCCGCTGGGACCGCAGGATGCAGCAGCGCCTGGCACGCGGCGAAGCGGCCGCCCTGGCCGAGTTATACGACCGATTCGCGTCACTTGTTCATAATCTGGCGTATCGGGTGCTGGAGGACGAGACGGCGGCCGACCGCGTCACCCGTGAAGTCTTCGGCTACGTCTGGGAGAACCCGGACGCCTACGACCCCCAGCAGGGCTCGTTGCGCTCCTGGGTCGCCATGCTCACCCACAGCCAGGCGGTACACCGGCTGCGCACGTCGCACAGCGCCTCGGCCGACGGGGGCACGCTCACGGCCGAGGCCATGGAGGAGCGGATCCGCGAGGCGTCCGTGGCCGCCCGCGCCGACTACATCGTCACCTCGATGCCCGCCCCGCTGCGCGCCGCCCTGGAGCTCGCCTACTTCGACCGCCGCGACTACCGCCAGGCCGCGGCCGCCCTCGGGGTGACCGAGGACGAGGCCAGGCGCCGCCTCCGGCTGGGCCTCCAGCTGCTGTCCACGGCCCACGCCCAGCCGCCCCACGCGGTCTCGCCCCCCGGCTACGGACGGGCGCTGTGA
- a CDS encoding zf-HC2 domain-containing protein has protein sequence MTGRGGPDPYDDAFGDSSGPGDGRDGRDGPGRGSEPDLPAHPAGPPRIPQPRPAAEDSGRWPGALDGGIPTPRPPTADQAPAERPPEPEPAPEPEPEPTTESRPGPEPGSATEPQPPTSAPLPPSTPPSAAPAVPLAAPTPSAAHPLPHHLLRSLLGAWALTACSQEETAAVEAHLNHCPSCAEEALRLRDAVGLLHTEHSLDLNPMLRSRVLAGCLGRRPARIPVPDWAGAYDAEAARLDALLIDMGEAEWRAPVRLKWFDGRRLTGRDTTVAGVIGHLMAVDGIIAASLGLPDPLGADAPGSPVARTEAYWHHEPGAAYGSGPPGAVREVWREQGHALVRTVSFAGRGVADLDVPYGEFALPVRDAFLDRAFACWVHAGDIAEAIDYPYEPPASGHLKAMIDLCARRLPGTLAERRRAGLAAPPRRLVEAGTPGRTLHLQVEGTGGGDWYIALDSPAATAAPEEAVATIALDQEAFYLLASGHVPPQDAAAGLSGDTEAIRDVLFATASLSRL, from the coding sequence GTGACCGGGCGCGGCGGGCCGGACCCGTACGACGACGCCTTCGGCGACAGCTCCGGCCCCGGAGACGGGAGAGACGGGAGAGACGGGCCCGGACGGGGCAGCGAGCCGGATCTGCCGGCCCACCCCGCCGGGCCACCACGCATACCGCAGCCGCGGCCGGCCGCCGAGGACAGCGGCCGCTGGCCGGGCGCGCTGGACGGCGGAATCCCGACCCCGCGCCCGCCCACGGCGGACCAGGCGCCGGCGGAACGGCCACCGGAGCCGGAACCCGCACCAGAACCGGAACCGGAACCAACGACGGAATCGCGACCCGGGCCAGAACCGGGATCAGCGACGGAACCGCAGCCACCCACTTCCGCGCCCCTGCCACCGTCCACCCCACCGTCCGCCGCACCGGCCGTCCCCCTGGCCGCGCCCACGCCCTCGGCGGCCCATCCGCTCCCGCACCATCTGCTCCGGTCGCTGCTCGGGGCCTGGGCGCTGACCGCGTGCTCGCAGGAGGAGACCGCCGCCGTCGAGGCGCACCTCAACCACTGCCCCTCCTGCGCCGAGGAGGCACTGCGGCTGCGCGACGCGGTCGGACTGCTGCACACCGAGCACAGCCTGGACCTCAACCCGATGCTCCGCTCCCGAGTGCTCGCGGGCTGTCTGGGCCGCCGCCCGGCCCGGATACCCGTGCCCGACTGGGCCGGTGCGTACGACGCGGAGGCCGCCCGGCTGGACGCGCTGCTGATCGACATGGGCGAGGCGGAGTGGCGCGCGCCGGTGCGGCTCAAGTGGTTCGACGGGCGGCGGCTCACCGGCCGGGACACCACCGTCGCCGGGGTGATCGGCCATCTGATGGCCGTGGACGGCATCATCGCCGCCTCCCTCGGCCTGCCCGACCCGCTGGGCGCCGACGCCCCCGGCTCGCCCGTGGCGCGTACGGAGGCGTACTGGCACCACGAGCCGGGCGCCGCGTACGGCTCCGGCCCGCCGGGTGCGGTCCGGGAGGTGTGGCGCGAGCAGGGCCACGCCCTGGTCCGTACGGTGTCCTTCGCCGGGCGCGGGGTCGCGGATCTCGATGTGCCGTACGGGGAGTTCGCACTGCCGGTCCGCGATGCGTTCCTGGACCGGGCCTTCGCGTGCTGGGTGCACGCCGGGGACATCGCCGAGGCCATCGACTACCCCTATGAACCGCCGGCCTCCGGCCACCTCAAAGCCATGATCGACCTGTGTGCGCGGCGGCTTCCGGGCACGCTGGCCGAGCGGCGCCGGGCCGGGCTCGCGGCCCCGCCGCGGCGGCTGGTCGAGGCCGGCACCCCGGGCCGTACGCTCCATCTCCAGGTCGAGGGCACGGGCGGCGGCGACTGGTACATCGCGCTGGACTCCCCGGCGGCGACGGCCGCACCGGAGGAGGCGGTGGCCACGATCGCGCTGGACCAGGAGGCGTTCTACCTGCTGGCGTCCGGGCATGTGCCGCCGCAGGACGCGGCGGCGGGCCTGTCCGGGGAC